One Streptomyces sp. NBC_00554 DNA segment encodes these proteins:
- a CDS encoding MFS transporter yields the protein MLAAQFMALLDVFIVNVAVPTIGSELHASGAGLQLVVAGYTIAYAVLLITGARLGDRLGHRRVYLAGLALFTAASLACGLAQGTGELIAFRLVQGAGSAVMIPQVLSLIQRNFSGEARARALGAYAAVLATGAAAGQVLGGVLVSADLFGTSWRPVFLVNVPVGVVLLAVGRRILPRDDARALERSRGLDLPGLVLLAAAVSLFTVPLVLGQEEDWPLWSWLSLGAAAVCFGLFCLYESRLARRGGAPLIAPRVLRQPGVGLAVFRLLAVMAVNAGFLFTLTLHIQGGLGYSALRAGLTFAPTAVVFGLVGLTWRNWPASWQRSLIPAGFALAAISVAGVGRVLRDGGDGGPWLYVAFAGVGVGLALGFSPTLTKALATVRAEDAADASGLLATVTQLGQLIGVAAFGTLFLNRLESLGAPGAYTSADALLACMYALAGTATLGAVSGLVRRRR from the coding sequence GTGCTCGCGGCCCAGTTCATGGCACTGCTCGACGTCTTCATCGTGAACGTCGCCGTGCCCACGATCGGTTCCGAACTCCACGCGTCCGGCGCGGGCCTGCAACTGGTGGTCGCCGGATACACCATCGCGTACGCCGTGCTGCTGATCACCGGAGCGCGGCTGGGCGACCGGCTCGGCCACCGCCGTGTCTATCTGGCCGGGCTCGCCCTGTTCACGGCCGCGTCGCTGGCCTGCGGACTGGCGCAGGGCACCGGCGAGTTGATCGCCTTCCGGCTGGTTCAGGGTGCCGGGTCGGCCGTGATGATCCCGCAGGTACTCAGCCTCATCCAGCGCAACTTCAGCGGCGAGGCGCGAGCCCGGGCGCTCGGCGCGTACGCGGCCGTCCTCGCGACCGGTGCCGCGGCCGGGCAGGTGCTGGGAGGCGTCCTGGTCAGCGCGGACCTGTTCGGCACCAGCTGGCGGCCGGTGTTCCTGGTCAACGTGCCCGTGGGCGTCGTACTCCTGGCCGTCGGCCGACGCATACTGCCGCGGGACGACGCGCGGGCCCTCGAGCGTTCGCGCGGCCTCGACCTGCCGGGGCTCGTCCTCCTCGCCGCCGCTGTCTCGCTGTTCACCGTGCCGCTCGTGCTGGGGCAGGAGGAGGACTGGCCGCTGTGGTCCTGGCTGTCGCTGGGCGCGGCCGCGGTGTGCTTCGGGCTGTTCTGTCTGTACGAGTCCCGCCTCGCCCGACGTGGCGGGGCGCCGCTGATCGCGCCGAGGGTGTTGCGGCAGCCCGGCGTCGGCCTCGCGGTCTTCCGGCTACTGGCCGTGATGGCCGTGAACGCCGGCTTCCTTTTCACACTCACGCTGCACATACAGGGCGGTCTCGGCTACAGCGCGCTGCGCGCGGGGCTCACCTTCGCACCGACCGCTGTGGTCTTCGGCCTGGTCGGTCTGACCTGGCGCAACTGGCCCGCGTCCTGGCAGCGCAGCCTGATTCCGGCCGGCTTCGCGCTCGCGGCGATCTCCGTTGCCGGTGTCGGACGTGTGCTGCGGGACGGAGGTGACGGCGGCCCGTGGCTGTACGTGGCGTTCGCGGGGGTGGGCGTGGGCCTCGCGCTCGGTTTCAGTCCCACCCTCACCAAGGCCCTGGCCACCGTCCGTGCCGAGGACGCGGCGGACGCCAGCGGGCTGCTCGCGACGGTCACCCAGCTCGGTCAGCTGATCGGTGTCGCGGCCTTCGGCACACTCTTCTTGAACCGGCTTGAGTCACTTGGGGCCCCCGGGGCGTATACCTCTGCGGACGCGCTCCTCGCGTGCATGTATGCGCTGGCCGGGACGGCCACGCTGGGTGCCGTGTCCGGACTGGTACGAAGGCGTCGCTGA
- a CDS encoding LCP family protein translates to MNDRYDGYAGGDQYELVGYDEFGQPVYQQVSPQQPQQQGYDTYGQQQPQGYGYDPYATGQQPPVSPYDTGQQPPVSSHDTGRQPPAPTYNTQDSYDPYGAGAPGAAGTSTGYDPYGQTGQAGQAGRTGQTSSTGQQPRVAEQTAYIPQQAGPAEKSEPRADRDYGTEQFAFVEEQEADSEDVIDWLKFTENRTERREEARRRTRGRIIGLVVVLALVATGGVGYLWYAGKLPGLSSTSDKSGTATSAAAQKRDVIVVHLHNTSGSGTSTMLLVNNTTTKQGTSVLLPNSLALTDDDGSTTTLAKSVDDDGSAGTLDAVDTVLGTDIEGTWRLDTPYLNNLVELVGGIEIDTNADVPDPDSDKKGEAALVKKGSDQSLSGKMAVAYATYQGSGESQTAQLERFGQVMQGVLRKLSSDPQAATITVQTLAQILDPSLTDKDLGTFLATLADQAKGGDYKTALLPVQQDGTLSEEATDSVVKDVLGGTVKSPEEGAAVRVGIKNATGDKDFTEKARVVLVNGGYTFLDSGTAATSQSVSQITYADAAQKENAAEVAKTLGLPATSVKKGTVTSNADVSVVLGQDYEPSSS, encoded by the coding sequence GTGAACGACCGATACGACGGGTACGCGGGCGGCGACCAGTACGAGCTCGTCGGCTACGACGAGTTCGGGCAGCCTGTGTACCAGCAGGTGTCGCCCCAGCAGCCTCAGCAGCAGGGCTACGACACCTACGGACAGCAGCAGCCGCAGGGCTACGGCTACGACCCGTACGCGACGGGCCAGCAGCCGCCTGTGTCGCCGTATGACACCGGTCAGCAGCCGCCTGTGTCGTCCCATGACACCGGCCGGCAGCCGCCCGCCCCCACCTACAACACGCAGGACTCCTACGACCCGTACGGCGCCGGCGCGCCCGGTGCCGCCGGGACCTCGACGGGGTACGACCCGTACGGGCAGACGGGCCAGGCCGGGCAGGCGGGCCGGACCGGGCAGACCTCAAGTACCGGTCAGCAGCCCCGGGTTGCCGAGCAGACCGCCTACATCCCGCAGCAGGCGGGTCCCGCGGAGAAGAGCGAGCCCCGGGCCGACCGGGACTACGGCACCGAGCAGTTCGCCTTCGTCGAGGAGCAGGAAGCCGACTCCGAAGACGTCATCGACTGGCTGAAGTTCACCGAGAACCGCACCGAACGCCGTGAGGAGGCCAGGCGCCGCACCCGCGGCCGGATCATCGGCCTGGTCGTGGTGCTCGCCCTGGTCGCTACCGGCGGCGTCGGCTACCTCTGGTACGCGGGCAAGCTCCCCGGCCTGTCGTCGACGAGCGACAAATCCGGCACCGCCACGTCCGCGGCCGCCCAGAAGCGTGACGTGATCGTCGTCCACCTCCACAACACAAGTGGCAGCGGCACCTCCACGATGCTGCTCGTGAACAACACCACCACCAAGCAGGGCACCAGCGTCCTGCTGCCCAACTCCCTTGCCCTGACGGACGACGACGGCAGCACGACCACGCTCGCCAAGTCCGTCGACGACGACGGCTCGGCCGGCACCCTGGACGCCGTCGACACGGTGCTTGGCACCGACATCGAGGGCACCTGGCGTCTCGATACCCCGTACCTCAACAACCTCGTCGAACTCGTCGGCGGCATCGAGATCGACACCAACGCCGATGTGCCGGACCCCGACTCCGACAAGAAGGGCGAGGCGGCCCTCGTGAAGAAGGGCTCGGACCAGTCCCTCAGCGGCAAGATGGCCGTCGCCTACGCCACCTACCAGGGCTCCGGTGAGTCCCAGACCGCCCAGCTGGAGCGGTTCGGGCAGGTCATGCAGGGCGTGCTGCGCAAGCTGTCCTCCGACCCGCAGGCCGCGACGATCACCGTGCAGACCCTGGCGCAGATCCTCGACCCGTCGCTGACCGACAAGGATCTCGGCACTTTCCTCGCGACCCTCGCCGACCAGGCCAAGGGCGGCGACTACAAGACGGCACTGCTTCCCGTGCAGCAGGACGGCACCCTGAGCGAGGAGGCCACCGACAGCGTGGTCAAGGACGTGCTCGGAGGCACCGTGAAGAGCCCGGAGGAGGGCGCCGCCGTCCGCGTCGGCATCAAGAACGCCACCGGCGACAAGGACTTCACCGAGAAGGCCCGCGTCGTCCTGGTCAACGGCGGCTACACCTTCCTGGACTCCGGCACGGCCGCCACCAGCCAGAGCGTGTCCCAGATCACATACGCCGACGCCGCCCAGAAGGAGAACGCCGCCGAGGTCGCCAAGACCCTGGGGCTGCCCGCCACCTCGGTGAAGAAGGGCACGGTCACTTCCAACGCGGACGTGTCCGTGGTCCTCGGCCAGGACTACGAGCCCTCGTCCTCGTAG
- a CDS encoding NADH-quinone oxidoreductase subunit NuoF family protein, translating to MNEALPDVPEVRVVGLPQLTSGFDLVERLDLPMHLKVHGPLEPMGGEQLAGLAEAISLKGRGGAGFPFAKKLRSVAESAIKKGIRPVVVVNGSEDEPACRKDTVLINRAPHLILDGALLAAEAMGARTLVIGVTRESTQRSMEAALAERGLSNRRGSPLRARVQRNPVRMVTGAAASLIRSIDGGPAIPPGRKISASQTGVGGAPTLLSNAETFAQLAIAARIGPDRYRNTGLYDEPGTVMLTVSGAVARPMVIEVPTGVPLRYVLQLAGAPPMPQGVLTGGYHGKWLDAATVNEAIVSRNNLDAVGGALGAGAILPITQQTCPLGESLRVAQWLAEESAGQCGPCYLGLPAAARGLEDILNGGGPAALEAVKQVAKAVKRRGACSHPDGSAMFIESTLKAFTDDLAAHVLGNGCGRPVEGVLPLFEGGQTPTGIPGGQNQLEAGPPRQKIYVDWTLCRGHGLCADILPEVFELGADGFPTVAQASVPRYAEAKALRAVRRCPALALRLEEDTRSSAPARNNLPVLSEKRGRRALGSGR from the coding sequence GTGAACGAGGCCCTACCCGACGTCCCGGAAGTCCGCGTCGTCGGACTTCCGCAGCTCACGTCGGGTTTCGACCTGGTTGAACGACTCGATCTCCCGATGCACCTCAAGGTGCACGGGCCGCTCGAACCCATGGGCGGCGAGCAACTCGCGGGCCTCGCCGAAGCGATCTCCCTGAAGGGCCGCGGCGGCGCGGGCTTCCCCTTCGCCAAGAAACTGCGCTCCGTGGCGGAATCGGCCATCAAGAAGGGCATCCGCCCCGTGGTGGTCGTCAACGGAAGCGAGGACGAACCCGCCTGCCGCAAGGACACGGTGCTCATCAACCGAGCCCCGCACCTCATCCTGGACGGCGCGCTGCTGGCCGCGGAGGCCATGGGCGCCCGCACCCTCGTGATCGGCGTGACCCGTGAGTCCACCCAGCGGTCCATGGAGGCCGCGCTGGCCGAGCGCGGCCTGAGCAACCGCCGCGGATCACCCCTCCGCGCGCGCGTGCAGCGCAATCCGGTGCGCATGGTGACCGGAGCGGCGGCCTCGCTGATCCGTTCCATCGACGGCGGCCCGGCCATCCCGCCCGGCCGCAAGATCAGCGCGTCGCAGACCGGTGTCGGCGGCGCGCCCACGCTGCTGTCCAACGCCGAGACGTTCGCCCAGCTGGCCATCGCGGCCCGCATCGGCCCCGACCGCTACCGCAACACCGGTCTGTACGACGAGCCCGGCACCGTCATGCTGACCGTCTCCGGCGCCGTCGCCCGCCCCATGGTGATCGAGGTCCCGACCGGTGTACCGCTGCGGTACGTGCTCCAGCTCGCGGGCGCCCCGCCCATGCCGCAAGGTGTGCTGACCGGCGGATACCACGGCAAGTGGCTGGACGCGGCGACGGTCAACGAGGCGATCGTCTCGCGCAACAACCTGGACGCGGTGGGCGGCGCCCTCGGCGCCGGCGCGATCCTCCCGATCACCCAGCAGACCTGCCCCCTCGGTGAGTCACTGCGAGTGGCGCAGTGGCTGGCCGAGGAGAGCGCGGGACAGTGCGGTCCCTGCTACCTCGGTCTGCCCGCCGCGGCGCGCGGCCTGGAGGACATCCTCAACGGCGGCGGCCCGGCCGCCCTGGAAGCCGTGAAGCAGGTCGCCAAGGCCGTGAAGCGGCGCGGCGCGTGCTCGCACCCGGACGGCTCCGCGATGTTCATCGAGTCGACGCTCAAGGCCTTCACCGACGACCTCGCCGCGCATGTCCTCGGCAACGGCTGCGGAAGGCCCGTGGAGGGCGTTCTGCCGCTCTTCGAGGGCGGCCAGACCCCGACGGGCATCCCTGGCGGCCAGAACCAGCTGGAGGCGGGTCCTCCCCGCCAGAAGATCTACGTCGACTGGACGCTGTGCCGTGGGCACGGCCTGTGCGCGGACATCCTTCCCGAGGTCTTCGAACTGGGCGCCGACGGCTTTCCCACCGTCGCGCAGGCATCGGTGCCCCGCTACGCGGAGGCGAAGGCCCTGCGCGCCGTACGCCGCTGCCCGGCGCTGGCGCTGCGCCTCGAGGAGGACACCAGGTCCTCCGCCCCGGCGCGCAACAACCTGCCCGTGCTCTCCGAGAAGCGCGGCCGCCGGGCGCTCGGCTCCGGCCGCTGA
- the rsfS gene encoding ribosome silencing factor, whose translation MTATDRSIELIKTAAQAAADKLAHDIIAYDVSDVLSITDAFLLASAPNDRQVKSIVDEIEERLNKELGTKPVRREGDREARWVLLDYVDIVVHVQHSEERVFYALERLWKDCPELDLPADALATRGKGAEHAKLQDAEDAAELGELR comes from the coding sequence GTGACCGCCACGGACCGCTCCATCGAGCTCATCAAGACCGCCGCACAGGCGGCCGCCGACAAGCTCGCGCACGACATCATCGCGTACGACGTCAGCGACGTACTTTCGATCACCGACGCCTTCCTGCTGGCGTCCGCTCCCAACGACCGCCAGGTCAAGTCGATCGTCGACGAGATCGAGGAGCGGCTGAACAAGGAGCTCGGCACCAAGCCGGTGCGCCGCGAGGGCGACCGCGAGGCCCGCTGGGTGCTGCTCGACTACGTCGACATCGTGGTGCACGTGCAGCACAGCGAGGAGCGTGTCTTCTACGCCCTCGAGCGGCTGTGGAAGGACTGCCCGGAGCTGGACCTGCCCGCCGACGCCCTGGCGACCCGAGGCAAGGGCGCCGAGCACGCCAAGCTCCAGGATGCGGAGGACGCCGCCGAGCTCGGAGAGCTCCGGTGA
- a CDS encoding histidine phosphatase family protein codes for MTAAGAEAGKKPGRGRRVILWRHGQTSWNVERRFQGTTNVELTETGIGQARRAARLLASLKPDVIVASDLKRAADTAAELSVLTGLDVTHDEGLRETYAGVWQGLTHNEIIARHGEEYAAWKRGEPVRRGGGELESEVADRAAPVVLRHAEKLPDDGTLVIVSHGGTIRTTIGRLLGLESQHWESLGGLSNCCWSVLGEGARGWRLLEHNAGTLPEPVLGDDD; via the coding sequence GTGACCGCCGCGGGCGCCGAGGCCGGGAAGAAGCCCGGCCGGGGCCGCCGCGTCATCCTCTGGCGGCACGGCCAGACGTCCTGGAACGTCGAGCGGCGCTTCCAGGGCACGACGAACGTCGAGCTGACCGAGACCGGCATCGGCCAGGCCCGCCGCGCCGCTCGGCTGCTCGCCTCGCTGAAGCCCGACGTGATCGTCGCCTCGGACCTCAAGCGCGCCGCCGACACGGCCGCCGAGCTCTCCGTACTCACCGGCCTCGACGTCACCCACGACGAGGGCCTGCGTGAGACCTACGCGGGCGTCTGGCAGGGGCTGACGCACAACGAGATCATCGCCCGGCACGGCGAGGAGTACGCCGCCTGGAAGCGCGGAGAGCCCGTCCGCCGCGGTGGAGGCGAACTGGAGAGCGAGGTCGCCGACCGCGCTGCCCCCGTGGTGCTGCGGCATGCCGAAAAGCTCCCCGACGACGGCACCCTCGTGATCGTCAGCCACGGCGGCACGATCCGCACCACCATCGGCCGTCTCCTCGGTCTGGAATCCCAGCACTGGGAGAGCCTCGGCGGGCTCTCCAACTGCTGCTGGTCCGTCCTCGGAGAGGGCGCCCGAGGCTGGCGACTCCTGGAGCACAACGCCGGCACGCTGCCGGAGCCGGTGCTCGGCGACGACGACTGA
- a CDS encoding glycosyltransferase 87 family protein, translating to MTVIAAPRVRRRVPVALGACLLSFAAFWCAQRAAHVSMIDLMVYRAEGETVRAGGDLYALRTTEAHLPTTYPPFAALLFTPLTLLDTASMRTLATVGNLALLVRFVALSLRLVGHARVEHVWWVSAAAVWCEPVWTTLRYGQINLLLAVLVLWDLSRRPGHRWAGVGIGIAAAIKLTPALFAVFLLLTGAVEYMRRGSAGPWLRHARGAAVAFAGATLLAAAVLPYDSWRFWTRMVFEAGRVGLVEDTANQSLRGVLARLLHTTEPGVWWAATAAVAGAAGLALAVAAELRGGRAWAVLACAVTALLVSPVSWSHHWVWCVPMVLLLATASRTAALCTAPAFCSYALWWVPHGPGRLELHQTGAELTLSALYVGAGSAFLALAGLRLSRTNRTA from the coding sequence GTGACCGTGATCGCCGCGCCCCGTGTCCGCCGCCGGGTGCCCGTCGCCCTGGGGGCGTGCCTGCTGTCGTTCGCGGCCTTCTGGTGCGCGCAGCGGGCCGCGCACGTGTCGATGATCGACCTGATGGTGTACCGGGCGGAGGGCGAGACGGTCCGCGCGGGCGGCGACCTCTACGCACTGCGCACGACCGAGGCCCATCTGCCCACCACCTACCCGCCGTTCGCGGCGCTGCTGTTCACACCGCTGACGCTGCTGGACACGGCGAGCATGCGAACCCTGGCAACGGTCGGAAACCTGGCTCTTCTTGTGAGGTTCGTGGCCCTCTCGCTGCGGCTCGTCGGGCACGCCCGCGTGGAGCACGTCTGGTGGGTCTCGGCGGCTGCCGTGTGGTGCGAGCCGGTGTGGACGACACTGCGGTACGGGCAGATCAATCTGCTGCTCGCCGTACTGGTGCTGTGGGACCTGTCACGCCGGCCCGGACACCGCTGGGCCGGAGTGGGCATCGGCATCGCGGCGGCGATCAAACTGACGCCCGCGCTCTTCGCGGTGTTCCTCCTGCTCACCGGCGCCGTGGAGTACATGAGGCGGGGCTCCGCGGGGCCGTGGTTACGGCACGCGCGCGGGGCGGCCGTCGCGTTCGCCGGGGCGACGCTGCTGGCGGCGGCCGTCCTGCCGTACGACTCATGGCGCTTCTGGACCCGCATGGTCTTCGAGGCGGGTCGCGTGGGGCTCGTCGAGGACACCGCGAACCAGTCGCTGCGCGGCGTCCTGGCCCGACTGCTGCACACCACGGAGCCCGGCGTCTGGTGGGCCGCCACGGCGGCTGTGGCGGGCGCGGCGGGCCTCGCTCTCGCCGTGGCCGCGGAACTGCGCGGAGGGCGGGCCTGGGCGGTGCTCGCGTGTGCGGTGACGGCTCTGCTGGTCAGCCCGGTGTCGTGGTCGCACCACTGGGTGTGGTGCGTACCGATGGTGCTGCTCCTCGCGACGGCCAGCCGGACCGCCGCCCTCTGCACGGCGCCGGCCTTCTGCTCGTACGCGCTGTGGTGGGTGCCGCACGGCCCGGGCAGGCTCGAACTGCACCAGACCGGCGCAGAGTTGACCTTGTCGGCCCTCTACGTAGGAGCCGGTTCCGCTTTCCTGGCCCTCGCCGGGCTCAGGCTGTCGCGAACGAATAGAACCGCTTGA
- a CDS encoding helix-turn-helix transcriptional regulator: MNTAQRRRPELAAFLRGRRARVTPADVGMPPGFRRRTPGLRREEVAQLSGVGVTWYTWLEQGRPINASAQVLDAVARTLRLDQPEREHLYHLAEVPYEPDPQTAARAVGPQVQSILDALDPHPAVVYNSRFDILATNPAYRDVFFVPGALKTRSYNALWTLFTMPEPDCPLVFRDTELPVMVATLRSSYGLHAGEPVWEDFIRRLSEASPLFARLWSVGDVAQPGSRVKTFRHTAVGEMRMTSVSLSIHGMSECRIVVYQPDDEETHLRTARLRDLRAAPAAVQT, encoded by the coding sequence ATGAACACGGCACAGCGCCGCAGGCCGGAGCTGGCCGCCTTCCTGCGCGGCAGGCGGGCGCGGGTGACACCCGCCGACGTGGGGATGCCGCCGGGCTTCCGGCGCCGCACACCCGGGCTGCGCCGCGAAGAGGTCGCGCAGCTCTCCGGCGTCGGCGTCACCTGGTACACGTGGCTGGAGCAGGGACGCCCGATCAACGCGTCCGCGCAGGTCCTGGACGCAGTGGCGCGCACGCTGCGCCTCGACCAGCCGGAGCGCGAGCATCTGTACCACCTGGCCGAGGTGCCGTACGAGCCGGATCCCCAGACCGCCGCGCGAGCCGTGGGCCCGCAGGTCCAGAGCATCCTCGACGCCCTCGACCCGCACCCGGCGGTGGTCTACAACTCACGGTTCGACATCCTCGCCACCAACCCCGCCTACCGCGACGTGTTCTTCGTGCCGGGCGCCCTCAAGACCCGGTCGTACAACGCGCTGTGGACGCTGTTCACGATGCCCGAGCCCGACTGTCCGCTGGTGTTCCGGGACACCGAGCTCCCGGTGATGGTGGCGACACTGCGCTCGTCGTACGGGCTCCATGCGGGCGAACCAGTCTGGGAGGACTTCATACGCAGGCTGTCGGAGGCCAGCCCTCTCTTCGCCCGGCTGTGGAGCGTCGGCGATGTGGCGCAGCCCGGTTCGCGGGTGAAGACGTTCCGGCACACGGCGGTCGGTGAGATGCGGATGACGTCCGTCTCGCTGTCGATCCACGGCATGTCCGAGTGCCGGATCGTGGTCTACCAGCCGGACGACGAGGAGACGCATCTGCGGACGGCACGACTCCGCGACCTGCGGGCGGCACCGGCAGCTGTTCAGACATAA
- a CDS encoding cytochrome b/b6 domain-containing protein: protein MTPRRKNSSLPQPGRSAYGALTAAALLLIPVVVLVGGDGLRDFLNFGAGVLSLVALTCSVVWGIVATDRLFLNTRQRLVAQAVHRTTAVSSVAFLLLHVSVKLVLDHTTVVAAVVPFGLGVTGTNGLIGFGSLAGLLMIFTAITGALRSAFASPAPIAARWRAVHMLAYPAWCSALVHGLYAGRPAATYVTVMYSLCLVFVAVALALRSSSGPLKRAIAERILAIIGENNRTGGRLAREDLEASRAAAGGASQPGFAPRPRQSLEDTYVPQQRMASPASPYEAPYDPAATSGNNGFAAAYRAVSGPPGGDALGPDPTERFQMPMDMQPTETFQRVDNGSTSGSWPIPSPPPVGAAPPSAYDPLNDTGYNIPVYDNSAANTYGTSDVYDTGESNDAYGTYNPNDTYDSGPTTEVLPGAFDAPGSGESWNAPSGGFK from the coding sequence ATGACCCCTCGTCGTAAGAACAGCTCGCTTCCCCAGCCGGGCCGATCGGCTTACGGGGCCCTGACGGCTGCCGCGCTGTTGCTCATACCCGTGGTCGTGCTGGTCGGAGGTGACGGCCTGCGCGACTTCCTCAACTTCGGCGCCGGCGTGCTGTCGCTGGTCGCCCTCACCTGCTCCGTGGTGTGGGGAATCGTCGCCACCGACCGGCTGTTCCTCAACACACGCCAGCGACTGGTCGCGCAGGCCGTGCACAGAACGACCGCCGTGTCCTCGGTCGCCTTCCTCCTGCTGCACGTCTCGGTCAAGCTGGTGCTGGACCACACCACAGTGGTCGCCGCCGTGGTCCCCTTCGGGCTCGGCGTCACGGGCACCAACGGACTCATCGGCTTCGGCTCACTGGCCGGCCTGCTCATGATCTTCACGGCCATCACCGGTGCGCTGCGCAGCGCCTTCGCGTCCCCCGCGCCGATCGCCGCACGCTGGCGGGCCGTGCACATGCTGGCGTACCCGGCCTGGTGCTCGGCCCTGGTGCACGGCCTGTACGCGGGGCGTCCCGCCGCGACCTACGTCACCGTGATGTACAGCCTCTGCCTGGTCTTCGTGGCAGTCGCCCTGGCCCTGCGCTCGTCCTCCGGCCCCCTCAAGCGCGCCATCGCCGAGCGGATCCTCGCGATCATCGGAGAGAACAACCGCACCGGTGGCCGCCTCGCCCGTGAGGATCTCGAGGCATCCCGTGCCGCCGCGGGGGGCGCCTCGCAGCCGGGATTCGCCCCGCGCCCGCGGCAGTCCCTCGAGGACACGTACGTGCCCCAGCAGCGCATGGCGTCCCCCGCCTCGCCGTACGAGGCCCCGTACGACCCGGCCGCGACCAGCGGAAACAACGGCTTCGCAGCCGCCTACCGCGCGGTGTCGGGCCCTCCCGGCGGAGACGCCCTGGGCCCCGACCCGACCGAGCGCTTCCAGATGCCCATGGACATGCAGCCCACAGAGACGTTCCAGCGCGTCGACAACGGAAGCACGTCGGGCAGTTGGCCGATTCCCTCGCCGCCGCCCGTCGGTGCCGCGCCCCCCTCTGCCTACGACCCGCTCAATGACACGGGATACAACATCCCCGTCTATGACAATTCAGCCGCCAACACGTACGGCACGAGTGACGTGTACGACACCGGTGAGTCGAACGATGCCTACGGCACGTACAACCCCAACGACACGTACGACAGCGGTCCCACGACTGAAGTACTGCCAGGTGCCTTCGACGCTCCTGGCTCCGGTGAATCATGGAACGCCCCTTCCGGAGGCTTTAAGTGA